The following coding sequences lie in one Myxococcus xanthus genomic window:
- a CDS encoding HEAT repeat domain-containing protein, with amino-acid sequence MRRALLRGISAALMLVSLSAGGTQTPRPGDDWRAGLKTNISRARQENPATFIRFDTAAAQVDALDAKKRGTLAAVSPGLRALGPEALWPMVERLAFPPQETPRLPSRESARLAFKVGLVEATGALRDLRLAPLWKSLLESPDTQPQVLRAVAGALARLETLDAANTLIAASKQKDARGEAAMEALGLCRRLVATRALADALDARPEREVMRRLAKALGDAGSAWAWKTSGVKARSEEGAIRLVAAEALVRAYVDTDGDVRRAVSNALLRVDAPQTPTLIDAARLSAPPAQQAALDALAERLRHNPLR; translated from the coding sequence ATGAGACGCGCACTGCTTCGCGGCATCAGCGCCGCCTTGATGCTGGTCTCCCTGAGCGCGGGTGGGACGCAGACGCCCCGCCCGGGTGATGACTGGAGGGCCGGCTTGAAGACGAACATCTCCCGGGCCCGCCAGGAGAATCCAGCGACGTTCATCCGGTTCGACACGGCCGCCGCCCAGGTGGACGCGCTGGACGCGAAGAAGCGGGGCACCCTGGCCGCGGTGTCACCGGGGCTTCGTGCGCTGGGGCCGGAGGCGCTGTGGCCCATGGTGGAGCGGCTCGCCTTCCCACCCCAGGAGACACCGCGGCTCCCCTCGCGTGAGTCCGCGCGGCTGGCCTTCAAGGTGGGCTTGGTGGAGGCCACGGGGGCGCTGCGCGACCTCCGCCTGGCCCCCTTGTGGAAAAGCCTTCTCGAAAGTCCGGACACCCAACCTCAGGTCCTTCGCGCGGTCGCGGGAGCGCTGGCGCGGCTGGAGACATTGGACGCGGCGAACACGCTCATCGCCGCGTCGAAGCAGAAGGACGCCCGGGGCGAGGCCGCGATGGAGGCCCTGGGCCTGTGCCGGCGGCTCGTGGCGACACGGGCGTTGGCGGATGCACTGGACGCCCGGCCGGAACGCGAAGTCATGCGACGGTTGGCCAAGGCCCTGGGGGATGCCGGGTCCGCGTGGGCATGGAAGACGTCCGGCGTGAAGGCGCGCTCGGAGGAAGGCGCCATCCGTCTCGTGGCGGCCGAGGCGCTGGTGCGGGCGTACGTGGACACGGACGGTGACGTGCGGCGCGCCGTCTCCAACGCCCTGCTGCGCGTGGATGCGCCCCAGACGCCCACGCTCATCGACGCGGCCCGGCTGAGCGCCCCGCCCGCCCAACAGGCGGCGCTGGACGCCCTGGCTGAACGGCTGCGCCACAACCCGCTGCGCTGA
- a CDS encoding DUF1800 domain-containing protein yields the protein MRLLSVGFLVAFVLSCASRPHPTAVVASEPVSAGPAFDEARAVHVLRRMAFGPSRQALADLRRQGVEEWMASQLSRPGAPLPAGLEAKLQSLPTLTMSMAELVREYPPKRQREEALKDGREPQRPALIGLEQSAAKLLRAVESPNQLEEVLVDFWFNHFNVSSDKGAVRWMVTAYERDAIRPHVFGNFRELLGATARHPAMLFYLDNWRSVRDGMPERVSREPEAPKPGLNENYARELLELHTLGVEGGYTQQDVREVARCFTGWSIRKPRQEPAFYFRRRAHDPDDKWVLGQRIPGQRSVADGEQVLDLLARHPSTARHVASKLARRFVSDTPPPALVERVAKVFLDSGGDLPTVYRALFLSPEFWAPEARAAKVKTPFEFVVSSLRATEAEVTVRPRLVKSLAKMGEPLFRAPAPTGFPEGAAPWVNSGSLVARLNFSLELVSGRMPGTKVALKALATPTEPTERAWVDSLGQALLGAPPSEETRATILDALSKRAEAASAVGETRPVDVSLIAGLLLGSPEFQKQ from the coding sequence ATGCGACTTCTGTCAGTCGGATTCCTGGTGGCCTTCGTGCTCTCATGTGCGAGCCGGCCGCACCCCACGGCCGTGGTGGCGTCCGAGCCTGTGTCGGCCGGACCCGCCTTCGACGAGGCACGTGCGGTCCACGTCCTGCGGCGCATGGCCTTCGGACCTTCGCGACAGGCGCTGGCGGACCTGCGGCGCCAGGGCGTGGAGGAATGGATGGCGTCGCAGCTCTCCCGTCCCGGTGCGCCGCTGCCAGCCGGTCTGGAGGCGAAGCTCCAATCGCTGCCCACGTTGACGATGTCCATGGCGGAGCTGGTGCGGGAGTACCCGCCGAAGCGCCAGCGGGAGGAAGCCTTGAAGGACGGGCGTGAGCCACAGCGCCCCGCGCTCATCGGCCTGGAGCAATCCGCGGCGAAGCTGCTGCGGGCGGTGGAGAGTCCCAACCAGCTCGAAGAGGTGCTGGTGGACTTCTGGTTCAACCACTTCAACGTGTCCTCGGACAAAGGCGCGGTGCGGTGGATGGTGACGGCCTACGAGCGCGATGCCATCCGCCCGCATGTCTTCGGCAACTTCCGGGAGCTGCTGGGCGCCACGGCCCGCCATCCGGCGATGCTCTTCTACCTGGACAACTGGCGCAGCGTCCGTGACGGGATGCCGGAGCGCGTGTCACGCGAGCCCGAAGCGCCGAAGCCCGGCCTCAACGAGAACTACGCGCGCGAACTGCTGGAGTTGCACACGTTGGGCGTGGAGGGGGGCTACACGCAGCAGGACGTGCGCGAGGTGGCCCGCTGTTTCACGGGCTGGAGCATCCGCAAGCCGCGCCAGGAGCCTGCGTTCTACTTCCGTCGCCGGGCGCATGACCCGGACGACAAGTGGGTGCTGGGGCAGCGCATCCCCGGTCAGCGGAGCGTGGCGGATGGGGAGCAGGTGTTGGACCTGCTGGCGCGACACCCCTCCACCGCGCGCCATGTCGCGAGCAAGCTGGCGCGGCGCTTCGTCTCGGACACGCCGCCGCCGGCGCTGGTGGAGCGGGTGGCGAAGGTGTTCCTCGACTCGGGCGGGGACCTGCCCACCGTGTACCGCGCGCTCTTCCTGTCGCCGGAGTTCTGGGCCCCGGAGGCGCGTGCCGCGAAGGTGAAGACGCCCTTCGAGTTCGTGGTGTCCTCGCTGCGGGCCACCGAAGCGGAGGTGACGGTGCGCCCCCGGCTGGTGAAGTCCCTGGCGAAGATGGGCGAGCCGCTCTTCCGGGCCCCAGCGCCCACGGGCTTTCCGGAAGGGGCAGCTCCGTGGGTGAACAGCGGCTCCCTGGTGGCCCGGCTCAACTTCAGCCTGGAGCTGGTGTCCGGGCGGATGCCGGGGACGAAGGTGGCGTTGAAGGCGTTGGCCACGCCAACCGAGCCCACCGAGCGCGCCTGGGTGGACTCGCTGGGCCAGGCGCTGCTGGGCGCGCCTCCGTCGGAGGAGACGCGAGCGACCATCCTCGACGCGCTGTCGAAGCGCGCCGAGGCCGCCAGCGCCGTGGGAGAGACACGCCCCGTGGACGTCTCGCTCATCGCCGGGTTGTTGCTGGGCTCGCCGGAGTTCCAGAAGCAGTAG
- a CDS encoding response regulator transcription factor produces MTSSVPALLLVEDDTNLRLALRDNLENQGGYAVEEATCVREAREHLGRRDFQLILLDVMLPDGDGYTLCRALREEGVATPVLMLTARTLEDDVVRGFESGAQDYLGKPYRLRELLARVGALVRRSGAAPVKGLRFAGYRMDLDRRKVESPAGAPVELTRTEFDLLAFLVRERERVLRRDEILDAVWGRDVVVDPHTVDNFVSSLKKKLGWNSTSRFAIQTVRGVGYRMEIEAA; encoded by the coding sequence ATGACCTCATCCGTTCCGGCGCTCCTCCTGGTGGAGGACGACACCAACCTGCGGCTCGCGCTGCGCGACAACCTGGAGAACCAGGGCGGCTACGCGGTGGAGGAAGCCACCTGTGTGCGGGAGGCGCGCGAGCACCTGGGCCGGCGCGACTTCCAGCTCATCCTGCTGGACGTCATGTTGCCGGACGGTGACGGCTACACGCTGTGCCGCGCGCTGCGCGAAGAAGGCGTGGCGACGCCCGTCCTGATGCTCACCGCGCGCACCCTGGAGGATGACGTGGTGCGGGGCTTCGAGTCAGGCGCGCAGGACTACCTGGGCAAGCCCTACCGGCTGCGCGAGCTGCTGGCGCGCGTGGGCGCGTTGGTGCGCCGCTCCGGCGCGGCGCCGGTGAAGGGGCTGCGCTTCGCGGGCTACCGGATGGACCTGGACCGCCGGAAGGTGGAGTCGCCGGCGGGCGCCCCGGTGGAGCTGACGCGGACGGAGTTCGACCTGCTCGCCTTCCTGGTGCGCGAGCGCGAGCGCGTGCTGCGCCGCGACGAAATCCTGGACGCAGTGTGGGGCCGGGACGTCGTCGTGGACCCGCACACCGTGGACAACTTCGTCTCCAGCCTGAAGAAGAAGCTGGGCTGGAACAGCACGTCCCGCTTCGCCATCCAGACGGTGCGCGGCGTGGGGTACCGGATGGAAATCGAAGCGGCCTGA
- a CDS encoding protein-arginine deiminase family protein: MPPSPHARARLLPLLLACLLASACGPVADDEGGRPGSEDPLEGPFHPVVDLRADVNRNGIVELDNPAEDEDEDTWTAERGAIFLANLDDDEHACPFSMDPHRISDDALAQCHDAMDAVVNGESDLEDLARLRTVPWPEAPAGTVGSVIVSGAAGKKVRLFKRVRGNFISGGFPDTVFLSTAEIRRGVVLAIEGRDIVRDPEEWDGFADVVLTIGRNNPHDPVFTDTVRMRVAPVVLFHHMTPAWNVFVSKPAASIEANQFRQALGGVLADSGERMVYSEFAVDDLWAQDYFEPAYMSMPAPEGRQHVMKVNYRAPHVYNTDANAPLRAAGRIAFWLRGPDTAAIQQYQQGMSMASQTLNSFGNTEVIPPYEKDGVTYPLGRLFRGRGPDSRPDYQPDPSFTQMLEAQAVQPPIYVDTSWLFVDHVDETFTFLPAPTPRGWIALVADPALARRILQDAQARGHGDAKLFAGLSWAYSIPAEASIAEVLDNPGLMDASAVAALEIDTQLSILREETGLTDADIIRVPFLFQNASDGVTAYQPATLNLLSLTPTQVIAPDPHGPLLDGEDPFKTRFEEALGAHGIHVHWVDAWAPFHIAQGQVHCATQSARQVPDVKWWEGGR, from the coding sequence ATGCCGCCGTCCCCGCATGCCCGAGCACGTCTCCTGCCGCTGTTGCTGGCATGCCTGTTGGCCAGCGCCTGCGGGCCCGTGGCCGATGACGAAGGGGGACGCCCCGGAAGCGAGGATCCACTCGAGGGGCCCTTCCATCCGGTGGTCGACCTGCGCGCGGATGTGAATCGCAATGGCATCGTCGAGCTCGACAACCCCGCGGAGGACGAGGACGAGGACACCTGGACGGCGGAGCGCGGCGCCATCTTCCTGGCCAACCTGGACGACGACGAGCACGCCTGCCCCTTCTCCATGGACCCCCATCGCATCAGCGACGACGCGCTGGCGCAGTGCCATGACGCCATGGACGCGGTGGTGAATGGCGAGTCGGACCTAGAGGACCTGGCCCGGCTGCGCACGGTGCCCTGGCCCGAGGCGCCCGCGGGCACGGTGGGCTCCGTCATCGTGTCCGGGGCCGCTGGCAAGAAGGTGCGCCTGTTCAAGCGCGTGCGGGGCAACTTCATCTCGGGCGGATTTCCCGACACGGTGTTCCTGTCGACCGCTGAGATACGGCGCGGCGTGGTGCTCGCCATCGAGGGGCGCGACATCGTTCGCGACCCCGAGGAATGGGATGGCTTCGCGGACGTGGTGCTCACCATCGGCCGAAACAATCCGCACGACCCGGTGTTCACCGACACCGTCCGCATGCGCGTGGCGCCCGTGGTGCTCTTCCACCACATGACGCCCGCCTGGAACGTCTTCGTCTCCAAGCCCGCCGCCAGCATCGAAGCCAACCAGTTCCGGCAGGCGCTGGGCGGCGTGCTCGCGGACTCAGGAGAGCGGATGGTCTACTCCGAGTTCGCGGTGGATGATTTGTGGGCGCAGGACTACTTCGAGCCCGCGTACATGTCGATGCCTGCGCCGGAGGGCCGCCAGCACGTCATGAAGGTCAACTACCGCGCGCCGCACGTCTACAACACCGACGCGAACGCGCCCCTGCGCGCGGCCGGCCGCATCGCGTTCTGGCTTCGCGGCCCCGACACTGCCGCCATCCAGCAGTACCAGCAGGGCATGTCCATGGCCTCCCAGACGCTGAACTCCTTCGGCAATACGGAGGTCATCCCGCCTTACGAGAAGGACGGTGTCACGTATCCCCTGGGCCGGCTGTTCCGGGGCCGGGGGCCGGACTCGCGGCCGGACTATCAGCCCGACCCCAGCTTCACGCAGATGCTGGAGGCGCAGGCCGTGCAGCCTCCCATCTACGTGGACACCTCGTGGCTGTTCGTGGACCACGTGGATGAGACGTTCACCTTCCTGCCCGCCCCCACGCCTCGGGGCTGGATTGCCCTGGTGGCCGACCCGGCGCTCGCGCGGCGGATACTCCAGGACGCGCAGGCCCGGGGGCACGGAGACGCGAAGCTCTTCGCCGGCCTGTCCTGGGCGTACTCCATACCCGCGGAGGCGAGCATCGCCGAGGTGCTCGACAACCCCGGACTGATGGACGCCAGCGCCGTGGCGGCACTGGAAATCGACACGCAACTCTCCATCCTCCGCGAGGAGACGGGCCTCACGGACGCTGACATCATCCGCGTGCCCTTCCTCTTCCAGAACGCGTCAGACGGCGTGACGGCGTACCAGCCCGCCACGCTGAACCTGCTGTCGTTGACGCCCACGCAGGTCATCGCGCCAGACCCGCATGGACCGCTCCTCGATGGGGAGGACCCGTTCAAGACGCGGTTCGAGGAGGCGCTCGGGGCCCATGGCATCCACGTGCACTGGGTGGATGCGTGGGCGCCGTTCCACATCGCCCAGGGCCAGGTCCACTGCGCCACCCAGAGCGCTCGGCAGGTGCCCGACGTGAAGTGGTGGGAGGGTGGACGATGA
- a CDS encoding YfbK domain-containing protein has product MKPTPCNVFCVVLLLLSAPALAAGGLSGTVVRASDKSPIPEVRVTATSPALTEPRSTVTDAQGGFRFPQLADGVYSLRFEKESFQALSRTDITVKAGHEPRVDVALSAASQTRPSVLPPAPVDDDRERAPAWTLQHLPVLVPDGAWQTVYRASLGKPGSGVETRGFGVNPTIDTEESRTSEFPVAVDTSAYGVARDYLSRDVFPAEGAVRTEAFINSFDSGDEGEPYGPFLLYVEGFPSPSRKGYHVVRITVKAREPVREVGVQVEFNRKAVARYRLLGYEYLSPNPEPLDPGDETELFPLAAGQSVTAIHEVKVLGPSIAFGMLRVRYEQGNSSNWRRVQMMMPSSTLRSDYARAAPFTRLAYVASAFAEKLRGSFWTRALDWPRLLTLWEGIGEPLRTRKDVAQLGALIRKAQSLDTRKERFERLMPGGSSDFDDVPSLGN; this is encoded by the coding sequence ATGAAGCCCACCCCCTGCAATGTCTTCTGTGTCGTCCTCCTGCTGCTGTCCGCGCCTGCGCTGGCGGCCGGAGGCCTCTCCGGCACCGTCGTGCGTGCCAGCGACAAGAGCCCCATCCCGGAGGTGCGCGTCACCGCGACCTCACCCGCGCTGACAGAGCCTCGCTCCACGGTGACGGACGCGCAGGGCGGCTTCCGCTTTCCCCAACTGGCGGATGGCGTCTACTCACTCCGCTTCGAGAAGGAGTCCTTCCAGGCGCTCAGCCGGACGGACATCACGGTGAAGGCCGGGCATGAGCCCCGCGTGGACGTGGCGCTCTCCGCGGCGTCGCAGACGCGCCCCTCCGTGCTGCCCCCCGCGCCGGTGGACGATGACCGGGAGCGGGCACCCGCCTGGACGTTGCAGCACCTGCCCGTGCTCGTGCCGGATGGGGCGTGGCAGACCGTCTATCGCGCGTCGCTGGGGAAGCCGGGCTCCGGCGTCGAGACGCGGGGCTTTGGGGTGAACCCCACCATCGACACGGAGGAGTCGCGCACCTCGGAGTTCCCCGTGGCAGTGGACACCAGCGCCTACGGGGTGGCGCGCGACTACCTGTCTCGCGACGTCTTCCCCGCGGAAGGCGCGGTGCGGACGGAGGCCTTCATCAACAGCTTCGACTCCGGGGACGAAGGCGAGCCGTACGGCCCCTTCTTGCTCTACGTCGAGGGTTTCCCTTCGCCCAGCCGCAAGGGCTATCACGTGGTGCGAATCACCGTGAAGGCCCGCGAGCCGGTGCGCGAGGTCGGCGTCCAGGTGGAGTTCAACCGGAAGGCCGTCGCCCGCTACCGGCTGCTGGGCTACGAGTACCTGTCTCCGAACCCGGAGCCGCTCGACCCAGGCGACGAGACGGAGCTGTTTCCACTGGCCGCCGGCCAATCCGTCACCGCCATCCACGAGGTGAAGGTGCTCGGGCCCTCCATCGCCTTCGGAATGCTCCGGGTGCGCTACGAGCAGGGCAACTCGAGCAACTGGCGCCGCGTGCAGATGATGATGCCCTCCAGCACGTTGCGCTCCGACTATGCCCGCGCCGCCCCATTCACGCGCCTGGCCTACGTGGCCTCCGCGTTCGCGGAGAAGCTGCGAGGCTCCTTCTGGACGCGTGCCTTGGACTGGCCCCGGCTGCTGACGCTGTGGGAAGGCATCGGCGAGCCGCTGCGAACCCGCAAGGACGTGGCGCAGCTGGGGGCGCTCATCCGCAAGGCCCAGTCGCTGGACACGCGCAAGGAGCGCTTCGAGCGCCTGATGCCCGGCGGAAGCTCGGACTTCGACGACGTGCCCTCCCTGGGAAACTGA
- a CDS encoding serine hydrolase, which yields MSPLRPARIVATALSSFAALVLLTAAAPRRPTTEWLARPSEAARIARVEAGLAPIVLPGEAPRHLTLQQWMELYSVPGLSIAVFDKGALVWAKTYGVKQSGGSEPVAIDTLFQAASISKPVTALAAMRHAEKRKWSLDADINDTLISWKVPENDFTKEQKVTLRRLLAHNAGTTVHGFAGYAEGAAVPTTQQILDGAAPANSGAVRVDTVPGTRTRYSGGGTVVVQQMLVDQLQQPFPRIMKDAVFAPLGLKDSTFEQPLPKALEARAAVGTRSGGTSVEGRWHTYPEMAPAGLWTTPSDLARIALEVSKARNGKSRRIVSPAMARQMLTAQSSNFGIGFAREEGKAWFGHGGANAGYRAFLMALADSGSGIAVMTNSDDGSRLFDRLLASAVAEYGWKGMEEARPDSPSTTVDLLVRLQGVDSALAWFKDRKQGQATDAQLSPGILNEIGYGFLRQKKLADAVKVFEANAAFYPEDANAHDSLGEAYAEAGRKDDAVMRYKKSLELDPKNANAVKMLEKLGGR from the coding sequence ATGTCCCCATTGCGTCCTGCCCGTATCGTCGCGACGGCGTTGTCCAGCTTCGCCGCCCTCGTGCTGCTCACCGCCGCCGCCCCGCGACGTCCCACTACGGAGTGGCTCGCGCGGCCCTCTGAGGCCGCACGCATCGCGCGGGTGGAGGCGGGGCTCGCTCCCATCGTGCTTCCAGGCGAGGCCCCCCGGCACCTGACGCTCCAGCAATGGATGGAGCTGTACTCGGTGCCTGGGCTGAGCATCGCCGTCTTCGACAAGGGCGCGCTCGTCTGGGCGAAGACCTATGGCGTGAAGCAGTCCGGCGGCAGCGAGCCCGTCGCCATCGACACGCTCTTCCAGGCGGCCTCCATCAGCAAGCCCGTCACGGCGCTCGCGGCCATGCGCCACGCGGAGAAGCGCAAGTGGTCGCTCGACGCGGACATCAACGACACGCTCATCTCCTGGAAGGTGCCGGAGAACGACTTCACGAAGGAGCAGAAGGTCACCCTCCGCCGGTTGCTCGCGCACAACGCGGGCACGACGGTGCACGGCTTCGCGGGTTACGCGGAGGGAGCGGCCGTGCCGACGACGCAGCAGATTCTGGACGGCGCCGCTCCGGCGAACAGCGGCGCCGTGAGGGTCGACACCGTGCCGGGGACGCGGACGCGCTACAGCGGTGGTGGCACGGTCGTCGTCCAGCAGATGCTCGTCGACCAGCTCCAGCAGCCCTTCCCGCGCATCATGAAGGATGCGGTCTTCGCCCCGTTGGGCCTCAAGGACAGCACCTTCGAGCAGCCGCTCCCCAAGGCGCTGGAAGCCCGCGCCGCCGTGGGGACTCGTTCAGGTGGCACGAGCGTGGAGGGACGGTGGCACACCTACCCGGAGATGGCCCCCGCGGGGCTGTGGACCACGCCTTCCGACCTGGCGCGCATCGCCCTGGAGGTCTCCAAGGCCCGGAACGGCAAGTCCCGGCGGATTGTCTCCCCGGCGATGGCGAGGCAGATGCTCACCGCTCAGTCCTCGAACTTCGGCATTGGCTTCGCGCGCGAGGAGGGCAAGGCCTGGTTCGGGCACGGCGGCGCCAACGCGGGCTACCGCGCCTTCCTCATGGCCCTGGCGGATTCAGGGAGCGGAATCGCCGTGATGACGAACTCGGACGACGGCTCGCGCCTCTTTGACAGGCTGCTCGCCAGCGCGGTGGCGGAGTATGGCTGGAAGGGCATGGAGGAGGCCCGGCCGGACAGCCCCTCCACGACGGTGGACCTGCTGGTCAGGCTCCAGGGCGTGGACTCCGCCCTGGCCTGGTTCAAGGACCGCAAGCAGGGGCAGGCGACTGACGCCCAGTTGTCCCCGGGAATCCTCAACGAGATTGGCTATGGGTTCTTGCGCCAGAAGAAGCTCGCGGACGCCGTGAAGGTGTTCGAGGCCAACGCGGCGTTCTATCCCGAGGATGCCAACGCCCACGACAGCCTCGGGGAGGCCTACGCCGAGGCGGGCCGCAAGGATGACGCCGTCATGCGCTACAAGAAATCGCTGGAACTCGACCCCAAGAACGCCAACGCGGTGAAGATGCTGGAGAAGCTGGGCGGCCGGTGA
- a CDS encoding sensor histidine kinase: protein MLRRLLPTLIALLLGFAGLAWGLGSLQRIFATERDDAQASLDSRREALEQYARASLAQSLRDRLEAARPALEAAALDPLAPATGLYLRERGTQLLPRLALHDTGEDTPAKGRYAGLRAGTERADEAEDPWAERLALIREVDRALSRGDRRASTVALMALLQHRAQYVLASTRDVPGFLVVLESLAERGDPVPQLMHALVRDGLADGRSGRLDGLQRLLLLRRARFTKEDFDFLRERIVALSTKAGVPVADFEARAAELASEPLPLPRTLPGPALVRAGWYLEPRGGNHVRGVAVDSGALLQSLTREMRERGLLEADGQVRLLADAEMLPLADLPLSVDTPEWARAQGALERRYRLKTGMVAACAVLALGIAALAFVAQHRKLRFLELKSDFVATVSHELRTPLASIRLLAETLEWRLAEGTDARDYPARIVREADGLGFLVENLLSFNRIDKGRWVPKLAPVRLDELVAQLRKDLEFWSKVPVELEADVGEFSLRADGQLLRLLLSNLARNACAYNTRSPVRLRIEALSDGRVRFSDNGVGIPQTQWERAFEEFVRLPGQGHDAPGSGLGLALCRRIMRVHGGTLRVAASSPEGTTFELRFPHTVTT from the coding sequence ATGCTCCGCCGGTTGCTGCCCACCCTCATCGCGCTCCTGCTGGGCTTCGCCGGGCTGGCCTGGGGCCTGGGCTCGCTCCAGCGCATCTTCGCCACCGAACGGGATGACGCGCAGGCCTCGCTCGATTCCCGCCGGGAGGCACTGGAGCAGTACGCGCGTGCCTCCCTGGCGCAATCCCTGAGAGACCGCCTGGAAGCGGCGCGCCCCGCGCTGGAGGCCGCCGCGCTGGATCCGCTGGCCCCCGCGACGGGCCTCTACCTGAGAGAGCGGGGCACGCAGTTGCTGCCCCGGCTGGCCCTCCACGACACCGGCGAAGACACGCCCGCGAAAGGGCGCTACGCGGGCCTGCGCGCCGGCACGGAGCGGGCGGACGAGGCGGAGGACCCGTGGGCGGAGCGGCTCGCGCTGATTCGCGAGGTGGACCGGGCGCTGTCACGCGGCGACCGCCGTGCATCCACCGTGGCACTGATGGCGCTGCTCCAACACCGCGCGCAGTACGTGCTGGCCTCCACGCGCGACGTGCCGGGCTTCCTGGTGGTGTTGGAGTCGCTGGCGGAGCGGGGTGACCCCGTTCCCCAGTTGATGCACGCGCTGGTGCGTGACGGCCTGGCGGACGGGCGCAGCGGCCGCCTGGATGGATTGCAGCGGCTGCTCCTGCTGCGCCGCGCACGTTTCACGAAGGAGGACTTCGACTTCCTGCGCGAGCGCATCGTGGCGCTCTCCACGAAGGCAGGCGTGCCGGTGGCCGACTTCGAGGCCCGCGCCGCCGAGCTCGCGTCCGAACCGCTGCCATTGCCCAGGACGCTTCCGGGGCCCGCGCTGGTGCGAGCGGGGTGGTACCTGGAGCCGCGCGGCGGCAATCACGTGAGGGGCGTGGCGGTGGACTCGGGCGCGCTGCTCCAGTCGCTGACACGGGAGATGCGCGAGCGCGGGTTGCTGGAGGCGGACGGACAGGTGCGGCTGCTCGCGGACGCGGAGATGTTGCCGCTGGCCGACCTGCCGCTGTCGGTGGATACGCCGGAGTGGGCGCGGGCCCAAGGGGCGCTGGAGCGGCGCTACCGGCTGAAGACGGGCATGGTGGCCGCGTGCGCGGTGCTGGCGCTGGGCATCGCCGCGCTGGCCTTCGTGGCCCAGCACCGCAAGTTGCGCTTCCTGGAACTGAAGAGCGACTTCGTGGCGACCGTGTCACACGAGCTGCGCACGCCACTGGCCTCCATCCGGCTGTTGGCGGAGACGCTGGAGTGGCGGCTGGCGGAGGGCACGGACGCGCGCGACTACCCGGCGCGCATCGTCCGGGAAGCGGACGGTCTGGGCTTCCTGGTGGAGAACCTGCTGTCCTTCAACCGCATCGACAAGGGGCGCTGGGTGCCAAAGCTGGCGCCGGTGCGCCTGGACGAGCTGGTGGCGCAGCTGCGCAAGGACCTGGAGTTCTGGTCCAAGGTCCCCGTGGAGCTGGAGGCGGACGTGGGGGAGTTCTCCTTGCGCGCGGACGGACAGCTCCTGCGCCTGCTGCTCTCAAACCTGGCGCGCAACGCCTGTGCCTACAACACCCGCAGCCCGGTGCGCCTGCGCATCGAGGCGCTGTCAGATGGCCGCGTGCGCTTCTCCGACAACGGCGTGGGCATCCCCCAGACGCAGTGGGAGCGCGCCTTCGAGGAGTTCGTGCGCCTGCCTGGCCAGGGACATGATGCACCCGGCAGTGGCCTGGGACTGGCCCTGTGCCGCCGCATCATGCGCGTGCACGGCGGCACCCTGCGCGTGGCGGCCTCCAGCCCGGAAGGCACCACCTTCGAGCTTCGCTTTCCTCATACGGTGACGACATGA